CAACAGTATCTAGTATTTCTAGTTCAAAATCATTTAAGTGTAAATCTCCATGTATACTATCTCTTATATATCCCATAAACCATTCTCCCTCCTTTAATTATTATTTTTTTTGTATTTGTTAAAAGAAATATAAAATTTATTTTTTTTTACTTATTTTTTCTCATTTATAAGTTCGCTAACTTCTTTTTTATGTATTTTTTTAATTCTTTCAACTGCTTTTATTTCATGTATAACTTTTACCACAGATTCTGGAACTAGAGATTCCCAGTCTTCATCATTTAGCATCCGATTTCGTACTTCAGTTCCTGAGAATTCTTCTCTGTTAAATAGGTGTGGTTCATTATATGGTATATTTTCTTCTTCAAATAGTTGTTGAACCAGTCCATTACCAGATATTACTTTACAAAATGGTGGTGTTAACATTTTAACATGACTTACCCATAATGAATTACATGCAATATCCTCAAGTGGTATAATATAATAACGTGATGGATCAACATCATATTCTCTTAATGCTTTTGTAAGCATAAGTACTCTTTCTCCACCAGTAAAAGGATTTGATGGTGTATGACTTTTCTCAGCACTTCCTATACCAATAATTAGTTCATCAACATCATTAAGTGTCTCTTGTATAACACTAAGATGACCCTTATGTACTGGTTGCATTCTTCCA
This genomic window from Methanosphaera cuniculi contains:
- a CDS encoding nicotinamide-nucleotide adenylyltransferase, whose protein sequence is MNKKRALLVGRMQPVHKGHLSVIQETLNDVDELIIGIGSAEKSHTPSNPFTGGERVLMLTKALREYDVDPSRYYIIPLEDIACNSLWVSHVKMLTPPFCKVISGNGLVQQLFEEENIPYNEPHLFNREEFSGTEVRNRMLNDEDWESLVPESVVKVIHEIKAVERIKKIHKKEVSELINEKK